The Saprospiraceae bacterium genome includes a window with the following:
- a CDS encoding anhydro-N-acetylmuramic acid kinase has protein sequence MLTDIQRIHKIAHSAHRLIIGLMSGTSLDGLDVALCKITGHGTQTKVELQEFTTVPFTKEQRNRIKFIFAKNKIDFPYFCALNAWVGDLHASLILDCLKTWNINPASVDVIASHGQTVMHAPAHQHKIEGFPNSTLQIGDGDRIAVKTGIITVSDFRQKHLAAGGEGAPLAVYGDYLIFSDPDENRIMLNMGGIANFTYLPAGRAIEKVFVTDTGPGNTMMDAYMQLHFNKTYDKNAETASIGEVHQKLLAELKNHYYFRLPFPKTTGPEVFNLNMLAFAQQQTKSKNLSDADVMATLNRFSAESIADGIRSVISDNPFSIYLSGGGSHNSLLISHLKSILPNCAFYSSEKLGIPGDAKEAVLFAILANECLTGDPTEYSDSNPSVPKISMGKISLPF, from the coding sequence ATGCTAACAGACATTCAGCGTATTCACAAAATAGCACATAGTGCTCACAGACTCATTATTGGTCTTATGTCGGGAACTTCCCTGGATGGACTGGACGTGGCATTATGCAAAATAACAGGTCATGGAACCCAAACAAAAGTAGAGCTTCAGGAATTTACTACTGTTCCGTTTACGAAAGAACAGAGAAATCGGATCAAATTTATATTTGCCAAAAATAAAATTGATTTTCCTTATTTCTGTGCATTGAATGCATGGGTAGGTGATTTACATGCAAGTCTTATCCTTGATTGTCTGAAAACCTGGAATATTAATCCTGCTTCTGTAGACGTTATTGCAAGTCATGGTCAAACAGTAATGCATGCACCTGCTCACCAACATAAGATCGAAGGCTTTCCGAACAGCACGTTACAGATAGGTGATGGAGACCGAATCGCAGTAAAGACCGGAATAATTACTGTAAGTGACTTCAGACAAAAACACCTCGCAGCAGGCGGCGAAGGAGCACCACTTGCAGTTTATGGAGATTATCTTATTTTTTCAGATCCTGACGAAAACAGAATTATGCTCAATATGGGAGGAATTGCCAATTTTACATACCTCCCTGCCGGACGTGCAATTGAAAAAGTATTTGTTACAGATACCGGCCCGGGAAATACCATGATGGATGCATATATGCAATTACATTTTAACAAAACATATGATAAAAACGCAGAAACAGCATCCATAGGAGAAGTCCATCAAAAATTATTAGCTGAACTCAAAAACCATTACTACTTCCGCCTACCCTTTCCCAAAACAACCGGTCCTGAAGTCTTTAATTTAAATATGTTGGCTTTTGCGCAACAACAAACAAAATCAAAAAATTTATCTGACGCAGATGTGATGGCAACACTCAACCGGTTTAGTGCAGAGTCCATAGCAGATGGTATCAGATCCGTTATTTCTGACAATCCGTTTTCGATTTATCTGAGCGGTGGGGGCTCGCACAACTCCTTACTTATTTCACATCTGAAATCAATCTTGCCAAATTGTGCTTTTTATTCATCCGAAAAGCTGGGCATTCCAGGGGATGCAAAAGAAGCAGTACTTTTTGCGATTCTTGCCAATGAATGTCTGACAGGTGATCCAACAGAATATTCTGATTCAAATCCTTCAGTTCCCAAAATATCGATGGGAAAAATAAGTCTTCCTTTCTAA
- a CDS encoding Omp28-related outer membrane protein: MKSIFIFILSFSFFCLNAQQVNTKQWSIINKKSADWCTLCGGWGWNFHKQLLDKFENREVLNWAIHYSGGLMNQAAVDLSNNYGGSSQPIFFVEGDDIKATNSNTVAKLAEVGDIIDFSLSQLPYAGVGIDAELNTETNTLTINAKVEFLSNAEGGDYYLGLYLIEDNVVASQQPIGNNAVHRNLLRRSLLSTTWGQALKKGAVTMGTTFDVNAVVENVTGNRENLKVAAVIWNKHPTTNKYLFFNANQVNVGIPASSKDEFTSVRDMKVFQSEGDRIIVRLDIENTLTSANLSVSDINGKSISQQHVGTLAIGSHEFSMEGNFNPGMYLVTLRENNKLKTKKIVIQ, from the coding sequence ATGAAATCAATTTTTATTTTTATCCTGAGTTTTTCTTTTTTTTGCCTGAATGCCCAACAGGTAAATACCAAACAGTGGTCGATTATCAACAAAAAATCAGCCGACTGGTGCACATTGTGTGGTGGTTGGGGATGGAATTTCCATAAACAGCTTTTAGACAAGTTTGAGAACAGAGAAGTTCTTAATTGGGCTATTCATTATAGCGGTGGATTGATGAATCAGGCAGCAGTCGATCTTTCCAATAATTATGGCGGTTCCAGTCAACCTATATTCTTTGTGGAAGGAGATGATATCAAAGCCACCAATTCCAATACAGTTGCTAAACTTGCAGAAGTTGGAGATATTATTGATTTTTCTCTTTCTCAACTTCCTTATGCAGGTGTTGGTATTGATGCAGAATTAAATACCGAGACTAATACTTTGACTATTAATGCAAAAGTTGAATTTCTTTCTAATGCTGAGGGTGGTGATTATTATCTGGGTCTTTATCTGATCGAAGACAATGTCGTAGCATCTCAACAACCTATTGGAAATAATGCCGTGCATCGAAATTTATTAAGGAGAAGTTTATTAAGTACTACCTGGGGTCAGGCACTCAAAAAAGGAGCAGTAACTATGGGAACCACCTTTGATGTGAATGCAGTCGTTGAAAATGTTACCGGAAATCGCGAAAATCTGAAAGTAGCCGCAGTTATCTGGAATAAACATCCCACAACTAATAAGTATCTGTTCTTTAATGCCAATCAGGTAAATGTTGGTATTCCTGCTTCTTCAAAAGATGAATTCACATCTGTCAGAGATATGAAAGTGTTTCAGTCAGAAGGTGACAGAATTATAGTAAGATTGGATATTGAAAACACCCTAACATCTGCAAATTTAAGTGTTTCAGATATTAATGGCAAGTCTATTTCTCAACAACATGTAGGAACATTAGCAATCGGGTCACATGAATTCAGCATGGAAGGAAACTTTAATCCCGGAATGTATTTAGTCACATTGCGTGAAAATAATAAGTTGAAGACTAAAAAAATTGTCATTCAGTAA
- the rny gene encoding ribonuclease Y, whose protein sequence is MDIGIGLVIGLLIGGGIGYFLVQSIFGQKVKEANNKADITLKEAELTAQRKVNDAENRAEKIVSKAEQTNESIKQKKIQEARDNFSKLKSEFETWKAEQKVEIKERELTAIALEKELKQKQDAISAESEQLESREMELNTLRENLDLQLKIVSKKREELDSASERFIKELENISKLTEAQAKEQLLEAIKGKAANEAMAIEKEAIANAHTNANKEAKKIVIQSIQRLCAEITIENTVSVFNLESDDIKGQIIGREGRNIRALEAATGAEIVVDDTPEAIIISSFDPIRRELCRLSLKKLVADGRIHPAKIEETVAKVKKQLDEQIVEIGERTIIDLDIHGLAPYLVKMVGRLRFRSSYGQNLLKHSIETAHLCATMAAELGLNPKQIKMAKRAGLLHDIGKVAEEDSELSHALLGMEICEKYKEHPVIMNAVGAHHDEIEMNNIISPIVQACDAISGARPGARREILESYLKRIGELEELALSYEGVQKAYALQAGRELRVIVESEKVSDQFADDLAFMISQKIQDEMQYPGQVKVTVIREKRATAFAR, encoded by the coding sequence ATGGATATAGGAATAGGATTAGTGATCGGACTGTTGATCGGAGGTGGCATTGGCTATTTTCTGGTTCAATCAATCTTCGGTCAAAAAGTGAAGGAAGCAAATAATAAAGCGGATATCACATTAAAAGAAGCAGAGCTCACTGCACAGCGAAAAGTCAACGATGCTGAAAACAGAGCAGAAAAAATTGTTTCTAAAGCAGAACAAACGAATGAATCCATCAAACAAAAAAAGATTCAGGAAGCAAGAGACAACTTCTCAAAACTGAAATCAGAGTTTGAAACCTGGAAAGCGGAACAAAAAGTTGAGATTAAAGAACGGGAGCTGACAGCCATTGCGCTCGAAAAGGAGTTAAAACAAAAACAAGACGCTATTTCCGCGGAATCAGAACAACTGGAAAGTAGGGAAATGGAACTCAACACTCTAAGAGAAAATCTCGATCTTCAGCTAAAAATCGTATCCAAAAAAAGAGAAGAATTAGATTCTGCCAGCGAACGATTCATTAAAGAATTAGAGAATATCTCAAAACTAACAGAAGCTCAGGCAAAAGAACAATTATTGGAAGCTATTAAAGGCAAAGCAGCCAACGAAGCTATGGCAATTGAAAAAGAAGCGATCGCCAATGCCCATACCAACGCCAATAAAGAAGCGAAAAAGATTGTCATTCAATCCATTCAGAGATTATGTGCAGAAATTACAATTGAAAATACCGTTTCAGTATTCAATCTGGAATCTGACGACATCAAAGGTCAAATCATTGGACGGGAAGGAAGAAATATCAGAGCACTCGAAGCTGCAACCGGAGCTGAAATTGTAGTAGATGATACTCCGGAAGCTATTATTATCTCCAGTTTTGACCCAATCAGAAGGGAACTTTGCAGATTGTCCCTTAAAAAATTAGTTGCGGATGGCAGAATACACCCTGCTAAAATTGAGGAAACGGTTGCAAAAGTCAAAAAACAATTAGATGAGCAAATAGTAGAAATCGGTGAACGAACTATTATAGATCTGGATATCCATGGACTGGCGCCTTACCTTGTAAAAATGGTAGGCCGTTTAAGATTCAGGTCATCTTATGGCCAAAACCTATTGAAACACTCCATTGAAACGGCACACCTTTGTGCTACTATGGCTGCTGAATTAGGGTTAAATCCCAAACAGATCAAAATGGCAAAAAGAGCCGGACTTTTACACGATATAGGTAAAGTGGCAGAAGAAGATTCTGAGCTATCTCACGCATTACTCGGTATGGAAATATGCGAAAAATATAAAGAACATCCGGTCATAATGAATGCCGTAGGTGCCCACCACGATGAGATTGAGATGAATAACATCATCTCCCCTATCGTTCAGGCGTGTGATGCAATTTCGGGAGCAAGACCGGGAGCAAGAAGAGAAATTCTGGAAAGTTACCTGAAAAGAATTGGTGAATTGGAAGAATTGGCATTATCATATGAAGGAGTCCAGAAGGCATATGCCCTGCAGGCAGGTCGTGAATTAAGGGTGATCGTAGAGAGTGAAAAAGTTTCAGATCAGTTTGCGGATGATTTGGCATTTATGATTTCTCAGAAAATTCAGGATGAAATGCAATATCCCGGACAGGTAAAAGTTACCGTCATCCGTGAAAAACGTGCAACAGCTTTTGCAAGATAG
- a CDS encoding cysteine--tRNA ligase yields MTRNLFIYNSLTRQKEIFKPLHNGYVGMYVCGPTVYSDVHLGNCRTFVSFDVIYRYLLYLGYQVRYVRNITDVGHLLDDGEDRMSKGARLDNLEPMEVAQKYTNGFHDMMRIFNTLPPSIEPRATGHIPEQIEMVQQILDNGYAYINNGSVYFDTLKFAENTQEYGKLSGRIIEDLIAESRDNLKNQDEKKHPSDFAIWMKASEEHIMKWNSPWSVGFPGWHLECSAMSTKYLGKHFDIHGGGNDLKFPHHENEIAQNVGSCGCQPAQYWLHTNMLLMNGKKMSKSDGNTISPVELFTGDSPHVTKGYSPTVVRFFMLQSHYRSTNDLTDEGLQAAEKAYKRLSEGVKTLDKLESPIKANGVRDIQIKALIENAFEDMDDDFNTPRAIARLFELVPVINSLKEGKIEINEISQEVINELKTFFRTIIYDILGLMDENESSASKGPVDGLMELIIELRAQARDQKNWVMSDKIRDSLNTLDIQIKDGKEGTVWTYK; encoded by the coding sequence ATGACCAGAAATCTGTTTATATATAATAGTCTAACCAGACAAAAAGAAATCTTCAAACCCTTACACAACGGTTATGTCGGAATGTATGTTTGCGGTCCTACAGTTTACAGTGATGTACATTTGGGCAACTGCAGGACATTCGTAAGTTTTGATGTCATTTACAGATATCTGCTTTATTTGGGTTATCAGGTCAGATATGTCAGAAATATCACTGATGTAGGTCACCTGCTAGATGATGGAGAAGACAGAATGAGCAAAGGAGCAAGATTAGACAATCTTGAACCCATGGAAGTTGCTCAGAAATATACTAATGGATTCCACGACATGATGCGAATCTTTAATACGCTGCCACCCAGTATTGAACCTAGAGCTACAGGCCATATACCAGAACAAATCGAGATGGTACAGCAAATCCTGGATAATGGTTATGCATATATTAATAATGGTTCTGTATATTTTGACACACTCAAATTTGCTGAAAATACACAAGAGTACGGTAAACTATCCGGAAGAATCATAGAAGATCTCATTGCCGAATCCCGGGATAATCTGAAGAATCAGGATGAAAAAAAACATCCTTCTGATTTTGCTATTTGGATGAAGGCTTCAGAAGAACATATCATGAAATGGAATTCGCCGTGGTCGGTAGGATTTCCCGGATGGCATCTTGAGTGCAGCGCTATGAGTACAAAATATCTGGGAAAACATTTTGACATTCACGGTGGTGGTAATGATTTAAAATTTCCCCATCACGAAAATGAAATTGCTCAGAATGTAGGTTCCTGTGGCTGTCAGCCCGCTCAATACTGGTTACACACCAATATGCTGCTCATGAATGGTAAAAAAATGTCCAAAAGTGACGGAAATACCATTTCACCTGTTGAGCTTTTCACAGGCGACAGCCCGCATGTGACGAAAGGTTACAGCCCTACAGTGGTGAGGTTTTTTATGTTACAGTCTCACTACAGATCAACGAACGATCTCACCGATGAAGGACTTCAGGCCGCAGAAAAAGCATACAAAAGATTGTCTGAAGGGGTCAAGACTTTAGATAAACTGGAAAGTCCAATTAAGGCAAATGGTGTCAGAGATATTCAGATAAAAGCGCTTATTGAAAATGCTTTTGAAGACATGGATGATGATTTTAATACACCGAGAGCTATTGCGAGATTATTTGAGCTGGTGCCGGTTATCAATAGTCTGAAGGAAGGAAAAATAGAGATCAATGAGATATCTCAGGAAGTGATTAATGAATTAAAGACATTTTTCAGAACAATAATTTATGATATTTTGGGTTTAATGGATGAAAATGAATCATCTGCATCGAAGGGACCTGTTGACGGTTTGATGGAATTAATCATTGAACTAAGAGCACAGGCACGTGATCAAAAAAACTGGGTGATGTCTGACAAAATCAGAGATTCTTTAAATACTTTAGACATACAAATTAAAGATGGCAAAGAGGGCACGGTCTGGACATATAAATAA
- a CDS encoding M28 family peptidase: MNFNIFWVLSFALLFVTSCKDDKKTNEDATPHSTNKAVIPRINADSAFSYVEKQLSFGVRVPGTTGHTQTKDWIIHKMKSYGAEVEVQPFKATFLGKKDVPSYNIIASVNPSYKKRVLLMAHWDTRLIAEKDADPEMQTKAIPGAIDGASGVAALLEIARNISLNEIELGVDFIFFDAEDQGENGDNWCIGSKYWSENPHKKGYTAEFGILLDLIGAKGATYGYEAYSYQFAPNILKKVWALAQGMGYGQLFMVYDGGGVMDDHYYVNTIRKIPSIDIIETNKAGGFGSYHHTHDDNIDAMDIENFRSVIQVVTAVIYKVSDGSF; the protein is encoded by the coding sequence GTGAACTTCAATATTTTTTGGGTTTTATCTTTTGCATTATTGTTTGTCACTTCCTGTAAGGATGACAAAAAAACAAACGAAGATGCAACACCACATTCCACCAATAAAGCTGTTATTCCAAGAATAAATGCGGATTCTGCATTTTCTTATGTGGAAAAACAATTAAGCTTTGGTGTCAGAGTGCCCGGAACTACAGGCCACACTCAAACAAAAGACTGGATCATCCATAAAATGAAATCTTATGGAGCTGAAGTGGAAGTCCAACCCTTTAAAGCTACATTTTTAGGGAAAAAAGATGTTCCGTCTTACAATATCATTGCTTCTGTAAATCCTTCCTACAAAAAAAGAGTTTTGCTGATGGCGCATTGGGATACCAGGCTTATCGCTGAGAAAGACGCCGATCCTGAAATGCAGACCAAAGCTATTCCCGGAGCTATTGACGGAGCAAGTGGTGTAGCTGCATTGTTGGAAATTGCCAGAAATATCAGTTTAAATGAGATAGAACTGGGGGTGGATTTTATTTTCTTTGATGCCGAAGATCAGGGTGAAAATGGAGACAACTGGTGTATTGGTTCAAAATACTGGTCAGAAAATCCTCATAAAAAAGGATACACCGCTGAATTTGGAATTCTTCTGGATCTGATCGGAGCAAAAGGTGCTACTTATGGATATGAAGCATATTCTTATCAGTTCGCCCCAAATATATTAAAAAAAGTTTGGGCACTGGCCCAAGGAATGGGATATGGACAACTTTTTATGGTATATGACGGAGGTGGTGTAATGGATGACCATTATTATGTAAATACCATTCGAAAAATTCCTTCGATTGATATCATAGAAACCAATAAAGCAGGAGGCTTCGGAAGTTATCATCACACACACGATGATAATATTGATGCAATGGATATAGAAAATTTCAGATCAGTCATTCAGGTGGTGACGGCTGTGATCTATAAAGTATCTGACGGTTCGTTTTGA
- a CDS encoding DUF4197 domain-containing protein has translation MKHILLTFIVLITLTFNAQSQVKDLFNKAKQAVTKDDSGETGLGLKEALNVGVESAVNQLSAQNGYLESPYKILIPEDAQKVIDKVKKVPGFQDVEQKLINQMNEAAEIAAKKATPIFVNAIKQMTFRDATKILTGPENAATNYLSSTSRLALYDTFMPIIQSSLDEVNARTYWTTVVQAYNAIPFVRKMNPELDDHVNNRALDGLFGLIAVKEKGIRTDVSQRTSPLLQKVFGN, from the coding sequence ATGAAACATATCCTTTTAACTTTTATCGTCCTGATTACTTTAACATTTAACGCACAAAGTCAAGTCAAAGATTTATTTAACAAAGCCAAACAAGCGGTAACCAAAGATGATAGTGGCGAGACAGGTTTAGGACTTAAGGAAGCTTTGAATGTGGGAGTGGAGTCTGCAGTCAATCAGTTATCAGCACAAAACGGATATCTTGAGAGTCCATATAAAATTTTAATCCCCGAAGATGCTCAGAAAGTTATCGATAAAGTAAAAAAAGTGCCAGGATTTCAGGACGTTGAACAAAAACTAATCAACCAAATGAATGAAGCTGCCGAAATTGCAGCAAAAAAAGCTACTCCAATTTTTGTGAACGCCATAAAGCAAATGACATTCAGAGACGCAACCAAAATATTGACTGGTCCGGAAAATGCCGCAACAAACTACCTTTCCAGTACATCGAGATTGGCTTTATATGATACCTTTATGCCGATCATTCAATCAAGTTTAGACGAAGTCAATGCCCGCACTTACTGGACAACTGTTGTACAGGCCTACAATGCAATTCCATTTGTTCGAAAAATGAATCCTGAACTGGATGACCATGTTAATAATAGAGCACTAGATGGACTTTTTGGTCTGATTGCAGTAAAAGAAAAGGGAATCCGTACAGATGTATCCCAAAGAACGAGTCCTCTATTGCAGAAAGTTTTTGGTAATTAG